The following is a genomic window from Geoalkalibacter halelectricus.
GGAGGTGGCTTGTGCGGCGCCGCCGCCCCGCCGCCGCCCCCCCCCCCCCCCCGCCCCCGCGCCCGCCCGCCCCCCCCCCCCCCCCCCCCCCCCCCCCCCCCCCCCCCCCCCCGCGATGTAGATTGAATGGAACGGGGGCATTATTCCACAGGCGGAAGGAAAGAAAAAGGCCGCTGCGTCAATAATACAGCAGCAGCGGAATGAGGGGGATGAGAAAGCCCGCGAGGGTCAAGAAAATGCAGCGGGGACGCATCCGGCCGCGTGGCAGGAGCAGCAGTCCGGTCAGAGCGAGAAGAATCAAACCGACGGCGTAGAGATCGGCGATCCAGGTCCAGGCTTTCTTGGGATGATTGAGGTGCAGAAAATTGACGGCGTGCCAGAAAAATCGCGGCGCAGCACGTTCGTACTCGACCAGGCCGCTGGGCAGATGAAACTGGATGACCCGCCCTTCGACGAACACCATCAGGCTCTCGGGGTCGGGCTGAAAAATGTTCTCGTAGACGGGCGGCTCACCGATTTTCCGCAGCAGTTCAAGAACTCTTTCTTCGCTGAGCACCCCGCGATAATCACTCGGCGCAATCTGCGCGCTCGCACTCTCGATCTTGTAGTTGGGATTCCAATGATGGAGGTGATTGACGGCGATGCCCGAGAGGGCGTAAATCAACGTCAGCCCGACACAGAGATAGCCGATGTCGCGGTGCAGGGCATGACTGAACTTGCGCAGACCCATGATACCGGCTAAAGACCTTCGACCACGGCACCCAGGCCCCGCAGTTGATAAAACGTGTCGGTGGTGGAGCGGTCGGCCGGATCGGGTATTTTATTGGGATCGAGGGGAGTACGGGCAAAGCCGAACTGGTTCTCGCGCACGATCTTCTGCCAAACACCTTCGACAACGGCCGTCTTGCCGCGCGCGGTCAGGGGAAAGACCATGTCGTAGTCGTCGACCTTGACATGCACGCTCTCAAAGGGGCGCTCGCCGGCGATGTTCATCCAGCAGCCGCGCAGGGCGCAGACTTCCACCACCAACCCTTTGATCTGAACAGTCTGGCCGACATAGGCATCCGGATCGTCCAATAGCACCGAGACGGGCGTCGTTTCCGTCAGGCTAAGCCCTTGACCGAAGGACTGGGCGGATACAGGCGCGGCCCAGAGGCTGATGCACAGCAAGACCAACAGGGTATGAACCGACAAGGTTTTCATATTATTCCTTTACTCTATATGTTGATATATTCTAACTCGGATATTAGACAAGATTCTCGGTTGGTGTCAATAAGGAGCAAAAATGTGCCCTCACCCGAACACCGACCACTGCGTCCGCTGCGCCAGCAAATGCACGGCTTCGGTGCCCAGGCGCGAATTCCCCAGGGGCGTCAACCCCGGCGACCAGACGGCGATGGACGCCTTGCCGGGCACAATGACCAGAATCCCGCCGCCCACACCGCTTTTGGCCGGCAATCCAACACGAAAGGCAAAATCGCCTGAGCCGTCGTAGTGGCCGCAGGTCATCATCAGGGCGTTGATGCGCCGGATGCGCGACGGCGAGATCAGGTGCGGCATGCCCCGCGCATTGACCAGAAAGCGCCCCGCCATGGCCAGTTGGCGACAGGACATTTCCACCGCGCACTGATGAAAGTAGGTGCCCAGGGTCAGCTCCGGCTCATGGGTCAAGTTGCCGAAACCGCGCATGAAGTGCGCCAGGGCGAGGTTGCGGTGACCCGTCTCTTTTTCGGATCGGGCCACGGCCTCGTTGATGTAGATGTTCGGATCATCAGCCGCGGTGCGAATGAAGGTCAGCAGCCCCGCCAGGGCCTCCTTGGGCGAACTGCTCGCCAGAATGACGTCGGTGACGACGATGGCGCCGGCGTTGATGAAGGGATTGCGCGGGATGCCTTTTTCATGCTCCAACTGCAGGATGGAATTGAAGGCATGACCGGAAGGTTCGCGCCCGACCCGCTTCCACAGCTGGTTGCCGACCCGCCCGAGGGCGATGGCCAAGGTAAAGACCTTGGAGATGCTCTGAATGGAAAAGGGCACCTCGGCATCACCGACGGACAGCAGTCGCCCATCAGGCAGGGCGACGGCCAAGCCGAACTGCTTGGGATCAACGCGCGCCAGTTCGGGAATGTAAGTCGCGACCTCGCCGTGATCGCTTCGCGCGGTAACCTGTTCGTGGATCTGGTCGAGGATATCCTGCAGATTTGTTGGCATGTCGGTCCCCGAAAAAATGTTTCCCATCACCCGGCTACAGTAGCGCAAAACCTCAAGAGCCGACAAGACAAGGTCCGTGTCAGAGAGGATGTCCATGATAAAATAGCGGCCGAACCCTCATGGATCCGGCCGCTGCACGCTGCCCTTCAATGTCATTTCACATCAATTGATTACCTTTGCCACTCCCCTCCGGACACCAGCGTCGCACTGCCCGCCAACAAGGTGACGTATCTCTTGTCATCCGCGAACACATGGCGCACGGCAATGCGCGTGTCTTCATCCTCGGGCACCAGCATATCGCCGGCAAAGACTTCGTATTCCTCATTGAGCACCAGGGCGATGCCCTGCGGATCTTCATCAACGGCCGCGGGATTGCTGCTGCTTCCGCCGCATCCGGCAACCAACAGCAACAGCAGCGCGGCCAGGGCCAACATCAAGAGATTCCTTATTTTCATGGCGATTCTCCCCATCAGAAGTGCAATTCGTGGCTGACCCGAGTTTCAATACGGATTTGCAGGCCTTCCATCTCATCCCCTTCGATAACGATCTCGTTGCCTGCTTCAAAGGCGTCGATGTCCAGGGTTAGTGTGGAAGAGGCTCTTTCCCAAGCCTCGGCTTGTGCGTTGTAGACTTCAAACCAAGTTCGGCTTTCGCCAAAGATATCCGTGCGCACCACCGAGCGAATCTGCCTGCCGCCGACATCCTTGGGCGGCCCCAAGGTCACAATTTCCCCGCTTTCCTCTATGGAAGTAAAAGCGCCGGGCAGCTCGCAGGTCACTTCAGTGACGATCTCACCATCGCTGTTTTCCCCACTAAGAATCATCCGATGCACGGCGCGGCCGTCGCTGCGAGCCTCAACCTGGATAGTGATGGTGACGCCCTCTCTATCAAGACCGGCGGTTGTAATGACCATGGGGTTTTCGGGGTCTTCCCGGTTGGCCAGGGTGATGGAACCGGGCAACCTGCTGACCGCGCTGGTGATCGAAAGCACTTCTCCCGTTACGGGATCGAGCCGCGTCACCCGGTGGGAAGAGTCAACGTCCGGGCTTGGGTCATAGCTTTCCTCGATCTGGATGGAATCGACAGGCGCGGGGTCCGTCGGCGCGGGGTCCGTCGGCGTGGGATCCGTCGGCGTGGGGTCCGTCGGCGTAGGGTCCGTCGGCGTAGGGTCCGTAGGATCAGGCTCCGTAGGATCAGGCTCGATGGCCTGGAAGCTGGCGTTGATGGTGCATGCACCCACAATCGGCGCCGTCACATACGTGGTGCCACTGAGGCTGCCACCGCAGCCGCTGACCGAGGCGATGAGGTAGCCAGTGTGCGCTGTGACTGTGAATTGCGCCGTGTTTCCGGAAACGATTATCTGTACTTCGGGCGTGATGCTGCCACCGGTGTCGGCAACCGCCGTGACGTAATAGCTCGGCGGTTTGGTCCCGATCACCCAGACGGAATCGTCCTCGCTTGGCCATCCCAGGCGGATGAAGGGGTAGTTCTGCACCAGGTTGGCATCCTCCTGGATATCCCAGCCGGCAGCGCCATACAGAGCCAAGGACTTCATTTCTTCGCTGGTCCTTGGCTCGCCTTTGCCGGTGTCGGACTGACCGCTGGTTTGGCTGTCGTAATAGGAGGCGACAATCGTTGCATCGGAGAGCTTGCCAGCCAGACCGCCTGCCGCGGTGTTGGCGATAACGCGACCGATGGCATAGGAGTTTTCGACCATGACGGCCCCACCGGAGCCACTGAGCTCACCGACCAGGCCGCCGACTTCATCACCGCCTATGACCGAGCCACTTGCAAAGCAATCCGTGATCAAGGAGCGGTACGCGCTTCCCACCAAGCCGCCAACATAGGAAGTTCCCTCGACGGTGCCTATGGCATAGGAAGCTTCAACCTTGGCCTCCTCGCGATAGAGATCGCCTACCAGGCCGCCAACGGACGAACCGGAGCTGATGACATTGCCAGAAGCATAAGAGCGAGAAATCAGGCCATCGGCTCGTCCAGCCAGGCCACCGATAGAGCTAGCAGTGCCTGTGACCGTGCCGCTTGCATGCGAGAAGGAAATGACTGAGCCTCCCTGAGCGAACCCAACAAGGGCACCCGATCTGCTGTCCGCGACGACATTCCCGGTGGCGTAGGATCTATCGACCGTCCCTTCCAAGGTTCCAACCAGCCCGCCGACATCTCCAAGGCCTTCCACGCGCCCTGACGCGTGGGAGTCGAAAAGAAGGCTTCCTTCAAAACCAAAGCCAACCAGCCCGCCGATTCGCCAGCGCTCGCCAAACACATCGGACTCAGAATGCGAAAAGGAAACACTTGAGTCGCGCATGATGCCGATCAGACCGCCGATGTCCGAGTCGCCCTCAACCCGGCCGGCAGAGCTTGAACTGGTGACCGAAGACCGATTGAGGTTGCCGATCAACCCGCCCAGGTAGCCGACCGTCGTGCTGCCGGCATGCAGCACAGAAACGTCTGCATGGCAGTTCGCAACGGTCGAGTCCGTCAGTTCACCGGCAAGACCGCCGGAATCGCCACTATGCACCGTGACTGAACCGGTGACTTCAACATTTCGGATCGTGACATGATCCGCACGGCCCACCAAGGCCCCCACATGGTCTAAGCCCGTTATGGCGACATCGCTCAGCACGATATCGCTGAACATTGCGCCATCGGCATAGCCGAACAGCCCGACCAGGCTGGCCGCAGGTGTGTTGATTGAAAGATTGGCGATGGTTTTGCCGCCGCCATCCAACTGCCCGGTAAAGGGGGCGGCGTAGGTGCCGATGGGTTCCCACTGGCCAGCGCCCGAAAGATCGACATCGTCGCCCAGCACAAAATAGGCATCCGGGAAGTTGCGCACCTCCGAGAGTTGTCCTGGGGTGGAAATCTCAAAGGGATTGAGCTCCGTGCCGTCGCCTGCGTCAAAGATCTGCTCGAAGGCAAAAGTGATATGGCAATCGGCACCGATTGCGCCGGTTGTGTACTGCAAGCCGCTCCAACTGCCGGCGGGGCATGTGCCGCCCACGGCGCCAGTGTGGTGGCCAGGATTTGGGGTCACGGTAAAATTCACCGAACTGCCGTGATTGATGGTTTGATTTCCAGAGGGGCTGACAGTGCCGCCCGCGCCGGCAGAGGAACTGACCGTATAGGTGGCTGGTTGACACGAAACGAGCACGTTGCTCACATCGTCATCACCCAAGGTGCCGCTGCCATAGGACACGCTGCAAATCTGCCCCGGTGGATTGTTGAGCACCGCAACCTCGAAGGTCGCGCCTTTCTCAAGGGGTGTTGCAAATGTGAAGGCGCCATCGGCGTTGATGCTGAGGTCGTCGCCGCCGTTGTTCTGCAGCACGAGAGTGCCGCTTAAGCCACTCACCGTGCCTCCGATGGTGCTAAGCACCAAGGGCTCTTGAGTCAGCCAGAAAACAACCGTGCGCGGCCCTGCGGTGTATGTCAGGGTGCCCAGCCGCGGATTGTCTGATTCATTGGTCTGCACGGCATAAACCGTGGTGCCCTCGCCTGTGCCGTCAGCGCCGGAGGCCAGGCCGATCCATGCATCGCTCGCGGCTGTGCTCCAGGGCAGATTGGCGTTGACGCTGATCTGCTGCCCTGCGGCAGCAGAACCCCAATGCTCACGATCCTGTGGATCGATGCGCAGATAGGGAGCCGCACCACTCTGGGTCACATCGACTTCGTGATCCGTGCCGTTTGCGCTCAAGGTGATGGTGGCGTTGCGTGCATCGAGCGTGTTGTTTTCTGCGAGGCGATAGAGGACAACGCCGGCGCCTTCGCCGCTGGCACCTTCAGTGATCGTGATCCAGTCGGCGCTGGTGGTGGCGGACCAGTTGCTGTTGCCGGCCACCCGGATCTGGTGACCGCTTGAGGCCAGCGCGCCGTGCGTGTTTTTGCTTGGGGCCAGATCAAAGTGCGCGGCCTGAACAACACTCAAGGTGCGCGTAAGCCCGCTGTCGTCGCTGACGGTTATGGTGCCACTGCGTGGCGCGCAACTGTTGTTTTGCTCGACCGCGTAGATCAGGGTGCCGTTATCGACCCCCGCGCCTGCCGATTCGATGGTGATCCAGTCGTCCTCGGTCGTAGCGCTCCAGACGGTGTTGGCGACAATCTGCACTGCGTGCCCGGCCGCTTGCGCGTCACCATGCAGGTGGCTTGTTTCCGAAAGGCTCAGGCTCAAAGGGACAGTCTGCAAGTGAGGATACCTTGACCCCTCGATGATCTGCCAGTTGCCGCCTGCGCCAAAGCTCCACCCCGCATAGGTTGCTTGCTGCTGCATCTGCGCGGTTGTCCTGCCGCTGGCCATGTCCTGGGCGCCCGACTGCCCGGAGGTGTCGACATCCCAATAGTTGTCTGATCCGGCATAGCCACTGGATGTGCCGCTAAAACCGCCAACATTGCTTGTTGAGCCACTGACCGCGCCTGCGCTGTACGAGCTATTCACCGTGGGAGATGGGCAACCAAAACACTGCGCTGGCTCCCCAACAAGGCCGCCGACATAATCATTGCCGCTGACCGCTACCTGACTGTAACAGTTGGTGAGGGTGCTGCCCGTGAGGCGCCCCACCAGGCCCCCTGCCCGGTTGCGCGCAGACACGGACCCAGCAGCATAGGAATTCCGAACCAAGGAATTGCTGCTCACAAGGCCAGCCAACCCACCGGTGAAGGAGCTCCCCCTGATGTCAACCGCCGCACTGGAATAGTTAACAGTTCCACCGTAAATCGCGCCGGCCAGGCCACCAGTATAGCCCTCTGTTGTATAGGACGTGGCCGCCGTGATCAGCCCGGAGACATGAACGGAATCGATCTGTGAGTCCTGAGCAATGCCCGCAAGCCCGCCGGAATTCTTTTCTGCAAGAATCGCGACATTTTCCAGGCTAAGATCCTTGATGAGCGCCTCGTATGTATAGGCGAACAAGCCCTGGTGGTAGTCTCCCAGGCGGTTGATCGACAAATTGCGGATAACATGACCTGCGCCATCAAGAACGCCTGTGAAGGGAGCCATGTCGTGGCCAACTGGCTCCCATCCCTGCCCACTGTTCCATGCCACCGTTGCCGAAAGATCGATATCGTTGGTGAGCCTGTAGTGAGCGCCTATATCAAGGCGCATGGCGTTGAGTTCATCGGCGCTGGTGATGAGGTAGGGATCGTCCTCAATGCCGCTTCCAGCCAAATCGGTCAGGGCCAGTGGTTGGGGATCAGCATAATGGCCGAGATCTCGCAGCTTTGGATAATCCAGGCCCTCATCGATGCGCCACGATGCAGAAAAATTGAAGCCGTCGTAGCTGAGACGCTGGCGCATCTGCGCCGTGTCCATGCCGGTTCCAAGAGCGCTTTGCTGCTGCCCAGAGGCCTCTTTGTCCCAGTAGCTGTAAAAGACGCCGCCATTGAGGTGTTGGCCCAACAGGCCTCCGACCGTTTCCAGAGTTCCCGTGACCAACCCCGTGCTATAAGAGTGACTGATGTACCCAGGCGTTCCCGTGCTGCCAATCCTTCCCAGGTTCCCCACCAGGCCTCCGACATGACCGGAGCCCTCCACCGCGGCACGACTGAACGCATTGGCAAGGATGCTTCGCCCATACACATGTCCGGCCAGCCCCCCTGATGAGTCGGTGCTGCGGGTGCTGCCGCTCACCTTACCTTCGGCAGAAACATGGCTCACGTAGGCCCAGAGAACGGAGCCGAACAGGCCGCCTGCATTGCCAGTTGCCCTAACGGACACTGTGCCGTGGAGGTCGATGGCTGTTGCGAGCGCGGTGATCGATCCGGAAGAGCCGCTGCCTGAGAAGATGCCTGCGATGCCGCCTGTATCATTACCTCGCACCTGCCCCGTGACATGTATCGCACGCAGGGTCGTGGTTCCGGACGTGCTTCCAACCAGGCCTCCGGCTGCGGAGCCGTCGGTGTAGACGTTGAAGTTTTCAAGGCGCAGATTGCGAAAGTCGGCACCGTTTGCGCGGGCAAACAGCCCGCCGGGCATCGTGGTGTAGCCAGGCCTGCTGACAAAGGTGGCCAGGTTGCGAATCGCAAACCCGTTGCCATTGAGGCTGCCGGTGAAATCGGAGGTCGAGACGACTGAGTTCCCGATTGGCTCCCAGCCAATGCCCCACGGGCTTGACTGAGTCCAGGCGACGCTGGCCGAGAGATCGATGTCCGCGGTCAGGACGTAGTGGGCCGACAGATCCTGGCGCATGGCGTTGAGTTCATCGGCGTTGCTGATCTGGTAGGGGTTTTGCGCGCTGCCGTCGCCGGCAAGATCTGCCAGGTTGATAGGGGCAGGCGGTGCATAGAGACTTAGATCCTGGAAGACAGGGTAATGGCTGCCCTCGACGATGCTCCACAGGCTGTGGAAGTTAAAGCCGGCGAAGGTGTCGCGCTGGCGCATCTGCGCCGTGGTTTTCGGCTTGGCTTCATAGCTGCTACCGGAACCTTGCCCATTTTGCTGCCCGGAGTTGTCACGGTCGAAATAGCTGTCCCACGTGTAGGCGTCTGCGCCGCTGAAGCCGCCGACGTTGTCCCCGGCCCCAGAGACAAGGCCACTGCTGTAGGCGCGATGGATATGGGAACTGGTGTTGGAGTCGCCTGCCTTGCCGACGAAGCCGCCCACAAGATCATTGCCCTCGACATGGGCCTGGCTGTAACTGTCGGCAATGAGGATATAGGAATAGTAGCCACTGATGTTGCCGACCACGCCGCCTACCCGTATCTCTCCTAAAACCGAGCCGTGCGAAGCCAGATTGTAAAAGGCCGATGTGCCGTTGATTGTACCAATGACGCCGCCGACGTTGGCCGTCCCGCTGACCGTGACCTCGGTGGCCACATCGCGCATACTGCCGCGATAGTAAC
Proteins encoded in this region:
- a CDS encoding DUF4920 domain-containing protein, giving the protein MKTLSVHTLLVLLCISLWAAPVSAQSFGQGLSLTETTPVSVLLDDPDAYVGQTVQIKGLVVEVCALRGCWMNIAGERPFESVHVKVDDYDMVFPLTARGKTAVVEGVWQKIVRENQFGFARTPLDPNKIPDPADRSTTDTFYQLRGLGAVVEGL
- a CDS encoding PepSY-associated TM helix domain-containing protein; this translates as MGLRKFSHALHRDIGYLCVGLTLIYALSGIAVNHLHHWNPNYKIESASAQIAPSDYRGVLSEERVLELLRKIGEPPVYENIFQPDPESLMVFVEGRVIQFHLPSGLVEYERAAPRFFWHAVNFLHLNHPKKAWTWIADLYAVGLILLALTGLLLLPRGRMRPRCIFLTLAGFLIPLIPLLLYY
- a CDS encoding glutaminase; the encoded protein is MPTNLQDILDQIHEQVTARSDHGEVATYIPELARVDPKQFGLAVALPDGRLLSVGDAEVPFSIQSISKVFTLAIALGRVGNQLWKRVGREPSGHAFNSILQLEHEKGIPRNPFINAGAIVVTDVILASSSPKEALAGLLTFIRTAADDPNIYINEAVARSEKETGHRNLALAHFMRGFGNLTHEPELTLGTYFHQCAVEMSCRQLAMAGRFLVNARGMPHLISPSRIRRINALMMTCGHYDGSGDFAFRVGLPAKSGVGGGILVIVPGKASIAVWSPGLTPLGNSRLGTEAVHLLAQRTQWSVFG
- a CDS encoding GLUG motif-containing protein; translation: MMRRIQLLFVALLLAWPISAWAQDFSGGSGTAQDPWQIATAQQLDSVRNYVGTAHADKHFVLVADIDLWPYRDAEGWAPIGSSLVAQRFHGSLDGSGHVIRNLRINRPQTAYQGLFAYLHDATIQRLTLENVEVYGADYTGALAGYVDGQLTAIHVSALRVSGVISGVGHTGGVVGYYRGSMRDVATEVTVSGTANVGGVIGTINGTSAFYNLASHGSVLGEIRVGGVVGNISGYYSYILIADSYSQAHVEGNDLVGGFVGKAGDSNTSSHIHRAYSSGLVSGAGDNVGGFSGADAYTWDSYFDRDNSGQQNGQGSGSSYEAKPKTTAQMRQRDTFAGFNFHSLWSIVEGSHYPVFQDLSLYAPPAPINLADLAGDGSAQNPYQISNADELNAMRQDLSAHYVLTADIDLSASVAWTQSSPWGIGWEPIGNSVVSTSDFTGSLNGNGFAIRNLATFVSRPGYTTMPGGLFARANGADFRNLRLENFNVYTDGSAAGGLVGSTSGTTTLRAIHVTGQVRGNDTGGIAGIFSGSGSSGSITALATAIDLHGTVSVRATGNAGGLFGSVLWAYVSHVSAEGKVSGSTRSTDSSGGLAGHVYGRSILANAFSRAAVEGSGHVGGLVGNLGRIGSTGTPGYISHSYSTGLVTGTLETVGGLLGQHLNGGVFYSYWDKEASGQQQSALGTGMDTAQMRQRLSYDGFNFSASWRIDEGLDYPKLRDLGHYADPQPLALTDLAGSGIEDDPYLITSADELNAMRLDIGAHYRLTNDIDLSATVAWNSGQGWEPVGHDMAPFTGVLDGAGHVIRNLSINRLGDYHQGLFAYTYEALIKDLSLENVAILAEKNSGGLAGIAQDSQIDSVHVSGLITAATSYTTEGYTGGLAGAIYGGTVNYSSAAVDIRGSSFTGGLAGLVSSNSLVRNSYAAGSVSARNRAGGLVGRLTGSTLTNCYSQVAVSGNDYVGGLVGEPAQCFGCPSPTVNSSYSAGAVSGSTSNVGGFSGTSSGYAGSDNYWDVDTSGQSGAQDMASGRTTAQMQQQATYAGWSFGAGGNWQIIEGSRYPHLQTVPLSLSLSETSHLHGDAQAAGHAVQIVANTVWSATTEDDWITIESAGAGVDNGTLIYAVEQNNSCAPRSGTITVSDDSGLTRTLSVVQAAHFDLAPSKNTHGALASSGHQIRVAGNSNWSATTSADWITITEGASGEGAGVVLYRLAENNTLDARNATITLSANGTDHEVDVTQSGAAPYLRIDPQDREHWGSAAAGQQISVNANLPWSTAASDAWIGLASGADGTGEGTTVYAVQTNESDNPRLGTLTYTAGPRTVVFWLTQEPLVLSTIGGTVSGLSGTLVLQNNGGDDLSINADGAFTFATPLEKGATFEVAVLNNPPGQICSVSYGSGTLGDDDVSNVLVSCQPATYTVSSSAGAGGTVSPSGNQTINHGSSVNFTVTPNPGHHTGAVGGTCPAGSWSGLQYTTGAIGADCHITFAFEQIFDAGDGTELNPFEISTPGQLSEVRNFPDAYFVLGDDVDLSGAGQWEPIGTYAAPFTGQLDGGGKTIANLSINTPAASLVGLFGYADGAMFSDIVLSDVAITGLDHVGALVGRADHVTIRNVEVTGSVTVHSGDSGGLAGELTDSTVANCHADVSVLHAGSTTVGYLGGLIGNLNRSSVTSSSSAGRVEGDSDIGGLIGIMRDSSVSFSHSESDVFGERWRIGGLVGFGFEGSLLFDSHASGRVEGLGDVGGLVGTLEGTVDRSYATGNVVADSRSGALVGFAQGGSVISFSHASGTVTGTASSIGGLAGRADGLISRSYASGNVISSGSSVGGLVGDLYREEAKVEASYAIGTVEGTSYVGGLVGSAYRSLITDCFASGSVIGGDEVGGLVGELSGSGGAVMVENSYAIGRVIANTAAGGLAGKLSDATIVASYYDSQTSGQSDTGKGEPRTSEEMKSLALYGAAGWDIQEDANLVQNYPFIRLGWPSEDDSVWVIGTKPPSYYVTAVADTGGSITPEVQIIVSGNTAQFTVTAHTGYLIASVSGCGGSLSGTTYVTAPIVGACTINASFQAIEPDPTEPDPTDPTPTDPTPTDPTPTDPTPTDPAPTDPAPVDSIQIEESYDPSPDVDSSHRVTRLDPVTGEVLSITSAVSRLPGSITLANREDPENPMVITTAGLDREGVTITIQVEARSDGRAVHRMILSGENSDGEIVTEVTCELPGAFTSIEESGEIVTLGPPKDVGGRQIRSVVRTDIFGESRTWFEVYNAQAEAWERASSTLTLDIDAFEAGNEIVIEGDEMEGLQIRIETRVSHELHF